In one Anaerolineales bacterium genomic region, the following are encoded:
- a CDS encoding NAD(P)H-dependent oxidoreductase subunit E, with product MAENSSVDLRLMDPILEKYASQGRTQLIPVLFEAQHVYGYLPEAVVAAIGNGLRVPLVEVYGVIEFYTMFYRRQTAETIVRVCSSPMCAMAGGKEALKAACERLVVAVDEPTIDGKYMIEEVQCLGLCDHAPAALVGDTPVSHLDPADAASWIEKPQEAPLGTIGGEPRWLTGRCGVIEPLDIGAFEANGGFTGLKKALETLKPEDVIAEIKDSGLVGRGGAAFPTGLKWEYAAAAENEPRYVGCNGDESEPGTFKDRVLMEGDPFAVIEGMILNGYAVGAHQGYLYVRGEYPRARRLLQRAIETARKSGFLGESILDSAFSFDIELRSGAGAYICGEETALFESIEGKRGYPRLKPPFPTTHGLFHQPTTINNVETLCAAAWIVANGAAAYRAQGTEKSPGTKLFCLSGDIAIPGVFETAFGTSLGELLGLAGGVRGELQAILIGGAAGVFAVPDQLSVPMSFEDLQAANLTLGSGVVMAINQTRDLRETLIALAHFFAHESCGKCFPCQLGTQRQLEIVTKVVDGSADEDDLQTLQDVIYTMTNASLCGLGMTAGAAIRSAMQQWPEIFLNGRG from the coding sequence GTGGCTGAGAACTCGTCTGTCGATCTTCGTTTGATGGACCCCATTCTGGAGAAATACGCCTCACAAGGCCGAACACAACTCATCCCCGTTTTGTTTGAAGCGCAACATGTATATGGATACTTGCCCGAGGCGGTCGTCGCCGCCATCGGGAATGGATTGCGTGTTCCTTTGGTCGAGGTCTATGGGGTGATTGAGTTTTATACCATGTTCTATCGCCGGCAAACGGCAGAAACGATCGTGCGAGTTTGCAGCAGCCCGATGTGCGCCATGGCGGGCGGGAAAGAAGCCCTGAAGGCCGCATGCGAGCGGCTGGTTGTCGCAGTTGACGAGCCGACCATCGACGGCAAATACATGATTGAAGAGGTGCAGTGTTTGGGACTCTGTGATCATGCGCCGGCGGCGCTCGTTGGCGATACGCCGGTTTCTCACCTCGACCCAGCTGATGCGGCGTCCTGGATCGAGAAACCGCAGGAAGCTCCGTTGGGAACGATCGGTGGTGAGCCGCGCTGGCTGACGGGACGTTGTGGAGTGATCGAACCCCTCGATATCGGCGCATTCGAGGCAAACGGTGGTTTTACGGGTTTGAAGAAGGCGCTCGAGACACTCAAGCCGGAAGATGTGATTGCCGAAATAAAGGACTCTGGTCTCGTTGGGCGAGGTGGGGCCGCATTTCCGACGGGGTTAAAGTGGGAGTACGCTGCTGCGGCGGAAAACGAACCCCGATACGTGGGTTGCAACGGCGATGAATCTGAACCCGGGACGTTTAAGGATCGTGTCCTGATGGAAGGCGATCCCTTCGCCGTGATCGAAGGGATGATCCTGAATGGATATGCAGTTGGTGCCCATCAAGGCTACCTGTATGTGCGCGGCGAATACCCGCGCGCACGGCGTCTCCTGCAGCGTGCGATCGAGACGGCACGCAAATCGGGATTCCTTGGCGAGAGCATCCTCGACTCGGCGTTTTCATTCGACATCGAACTGCGTTCCGGTGCGGGTGCTTATATCTGCGGAGAGGAGACGGCATTGTTCGAGTCGATCGAGGGAAAACGCGGCTACCCTCGGCTCAAGCCGCCGTTCCCGACGACTCACGGCCTGTTCCATCAGCCGACAACCATAAACAACGTCGAGACACTGTGCGCCGCGGCATGGATCGTGGCCAATGGCGCAGCGGCGTATCGAGCGCAGGGAACGGAAAAATCACCGGGCACGAAACTCTTTTGCCTCTCGGGGGACATCGCCATACCGGGTGTTTTTGAGACAGCTTTTGGGACTTCCTTGGGAGAGTTACTGGGTTTGGCGGGTGGTGTGCGCGGCGAGCTGCAGGCGATTTTAATTGGCGGCGCGGCGGGCGTGTTTGCTGTTCCAGATCAATTGAGCGTTCCGATGAGTTTCGAAGATCTGCAAGCTGCGAATTTGACTCTCGGTTCGGGAGTGGTGATGGCCATAAACCAAACGAGAGATTTGCGGGAAACGCTGATCGCCTTGGCGCATTTCTTCGCGCACGAGTCTTGCGGCAAATGCTTTCCCTGTCAGTTGGGCACCCAACGACAGCTTGAAATCGTGACGAAAGTCGTAGATGGAAGTGCAGATGAAGACGATTTGCAGACGCTGCAAGACGTCATTTATACGATGACGAACGCATCTCTATGCGGATTGGGCATGACGGCTGGCGCGGCAATCCGGTCCGCCATGCAGCAATGGCCCGAAATCTTTCTAAATGGCAGAGGCTGA